A genome region from Nocardia sp. NBC_00565 includes the following:
- a CDS encoding VOC family protein: MSNITAVIARVVVADLDQAIPLYQGLSGSEKVNRFGFAGVELASIGPFLLLAGPDAAAYANRTATLLVKQITPVIDEIERAGGQILEGPAPGPNGDRLIARNPDGAIFEYIQVTAAAETTHHGELR; the protein is encoded by the coding sequence ATGTCCAACATCACCGCAGTGATAGCCAGGGTCGTCGTCGCCGACCTCGACCAAGCCATCCCGCTCTACCAGGGCCTCTCCGGCTCCGAGAAGGTCAACCGGTTCGGTTTCGCCGGTGTGGAACTCGCAAGCATCGGCCCCTTTCTGCTGCTCGCGGGCCCAGACGCCGCCGCATACGCGAACCGGACGGCGACGTTGCTGGTCAAACAGATCACCCCGGTTATCGATGAGATCGAGCGCGCAGGCGGCCAGATCCTGGAAGGCCCGGCTCCCGGTCCCAACGGCGACCGGCTGATCGCACGCAACCCGGATGGGGCGATCTTCGAATACATCCAAGTAACCGCAGCCGCAGAAACAACCCATCATGGGGAGTTGAGATGA
- a CDS encoding cytochrome P450: MTTDLTSAAFLDIFNPQFDFDSPEVARAREQNWYADSPIGPIALRHREVSALLRDSRFRLGGEAYMALHGITEGPLFHWWMNTLMSVDDDSHTRLRGLVGKAFTPRVVENLRPFTRTTAARLADQIAEQVSLDFVSAFADPLPALVICELLGVPTEDYDQFHGWSADIGLAFATGGLDGEVLDRVDHAVTEMSTYIASLITRRRAAPGTDLISALIAAQSDGGSLSAGELHNLVLLLVWAGQDTTSRQLGRALVAFSEHPDQWELLRADPSLVPHAVAEIFRWTPQARMIQRFANIDCSLGGLDFSADSVVFSCIPAANRDPRVFENPTCFDIRRTPQPRELVFGGGTYHCIGVALAHLEMAEGLTALVNRLGPPTVTGPVHWRPHLAMIHGPDFLPITFSG; the protein is encoded by the coding sequence ATGACAACAGACCTGACCTCCGCCGCCTTTCTCGACATCTTCAACCCGCAGTTCGACTTCGACAGTCCCGAAGTAGCGCGGGCACGAGAGCAGAACTGGTACGCCGACAGCCCCATCGGGCCGATCGCATTACGGCATCGGGAAGTATCCGCGCTGCTCAGGGATTCCCGGTTCCGGCTCGGCGGCGAGGCCTACATGGCGCTGCACGGCATCACCGAAGGCCCACTGTTCCATTGGTGGATGAACACCTTGATGAGTGTGGACGACGACAGCCACACCCGCCTGCGCGGGTTGGTCGGCAAAGCGTTCACCCCCCGCGTCGTCGAGAACCTCCGCCCATTCACCCGAACGACCGCGGCCCGTCTTGCCGACCAGATCGCTGAACAGGTATCGCTCGACTTCGTCTCGGCCTTCGCCGACCCGCTGCCTGCCTTGGTGATATGTGAGCTGCTCGGCGTGCCGACCGAGGACTACGACCAGTTCCATGGATGGTCAGCAGATATCGGTCTCGCGTTCGCGACCGGCGGACTCGATGGCGAGGTGTTGGACAGAGTCGATCACGCGGTCACCGAGATGAGTACCTACATAGCGTCGCTCATCACGCGCCGCCGGGCAGCGCCCGGCACCGATCTCATCTCCGCCCTGATCGCCGCGCAGTCCGACGGCGGCTCGCTCAGCGCCGGGGAGCTGCACAACCTCGTCCTACTACTGGTCTGGGCAGGCCAAGACACCACCTCCCGCCAACTCGGACGGGCACTCGTCGCCTTCAGCGAACACCCCGATCAGTGGGAACTCCTGCGTGCCGACCCGAGCCTGGTACCCCACGCCGTCGCGGAGATCTTCCGCTGGACGCCACAGGCACGAATGATCCAGCGGTTCGCGAATATCGATTGTTCCCTGGGCGGCCTGGACTTCTCCGCGGACAGCGTCGTATTCAGCTGCATCCCAGCCGCCAACCGCGACCCACGCGTATTCGAGAACCCCACCTGCTTCGACATCCGCCGAACTCCTCAACCACGCGAACTCGTCTTCGGCGGTGGCACCTACCACTGCATCGGCGTGGCCCTGGCACACTTGGAAATGGCCGAAGGATTGACCGCTCTGGTCAATCGCCTCGGGCCCCCCACAGTGACCGGCCCCGTCCACTGGCGCCCCCATCTCGCCATGATCCACGGGCCGGACTTCCTACCGATCACCTTCAGCGGGTAG
- a CDS encoding tail fiber domain-containing protein, producing MKLPISTWRYEWEPPDVRHVGPMAQDWKAAFGLGDSDKVIYNVDASGVALVCIQALQRQIVELRAEIDRLR from the coding sequence GTGAAACTGCCGATCAGCACCTGGCGGTACGAATGGGAACCGCCAGACGTGCGCCACGTGGGGCCGATGGCCCAGGATTGGAAAGCCGCCTTCGGGCTCGGCGATAGCGACAAAGTGATCTACAACGTAGACGCGAGTGGTGTCGCCCTGGTCTGCATTCAAGCCCTGCAACGGCAGATCGTCGAACTTCGCGCGGAAATCGACCGGCTCCGGTGA
- a CDS encoding AraC family transcriptional regulator ligand-binding domain-containing protein, with product MDTEDLVLLPRLALDNVGLPESVRRQLAGEADIPEWMLSNSRAVVPSGRSLRAWELVEHKLDDPDFALQVGRIHDPRGQGLTGYLFMTAPTVAEGFARMGAYLNTLTTNFTFALAEEELTFDIGSLRGEGRGRDLTMQVAFAGLPARAARATGRTVDPVRVRLRQTAPLPGHSGAPSGAGRMKTTEQ from the coding sequence ATGGACACGGAAGATTTGGTCCTGCTGCCCAGACTTGCCCTCGACAATGTGGGGCTGCCCGAATCGGTGCGGCGGCAGCTTGCCGGGGAGGCCGACATCCCCGAATGGATGCTGTCCAACAGCCGGGCGGTTGTGCCGAGTGGCCGCAGCCTGCGGGCGTGGGAACTTGTCGAGCACAAGCTCGACGATCCGGACTTCGCACTACAAGTCGGGCGAATCCACGATCCCCGGGGCCAGGGCCTCACCGGTTATCTATTCATGACGGCGCCGACAGTAGCCGAAGGGTTCGCGCGGATGGGTGCCTACCTCAACACACTGACCACCAACTTCACCTTTGCCCTTGCCGAGGAGGAACTGACTTTCGACATCGGGTCACTGCGCGGTGAGGGACGTGGCCGAGATCTGACGATGCAGGTCGCGTTCGCAGGGTTGCCAGCCCGCGCTGCGCGGGCAACCGGTAGGACGGTCGATCCGGTTCGGGTCCGTTTGCGGCAGACCGCGCCGCTGCCAGGTCATTCCGGCGCGCCCAGCGGCGCTGGGCGGATGAAGACGACGGAACAATAA
- a CDS encoding AraC family transcriptional regulator ligand-binding domain-containing protein encodes MPRLALDNVGLSEQVRQRLADEADVPGWMLAGNAAAVPSDRSRRVWELVEHELNDPHVALRVGLTHDPRCLGLHAYLFMTAPTLGEGFATTGAYLNTLTTNFTFALAEETEEEVTFDTVSLGGEGRGRDLTIQVGLAGMPERARRATGRAVYPVRVRLQQKAPRRQADFVEAFGTGQVDFGAPTDQLTFRTADLALPLVTADPMLADMLLRYAQTLPTAPPPPTSWSDQLHHQLLKMLGDGPITLDHAARRMATSRRSLQRRLTEEGTTWRRELDRARCARMEDPNLQLLMSRIEIARQVGYSDARALRRAQRRWAAGERQN; translated from the coding sequence ATGCCCAGACTCGCCCTCGACAACGTAGGGCTGTCCGAGCAGGTGCGCCAGCGGCTTGCGGATGAGGCCGACGTGCCCGGTTGGATGCTGGCCGGCAACGCGGCTGCTGTGCCGAGCGACCGCAGCCGGCGGGTGTGGGAACTCGTCGAGCACGAGTTGAACGACCCGCATGTCGCACTGCGTGTCGGGCTGACCCACGACCCGCGGTGTCTGGGCCTGCACGCTTATCTATTTATGACGGCGCCCACGCTGGGCGAAGGGTTCGCCACGACCGGTGCGTACCTCAATACCCTTACCACCAACTTCACCTTCGCCCTTGCCGAGGAGACCGAAGAGGAAGTGACATTCGATACGGTGTCGCTCGGCGGTGAAGGACGTGGCCGAGACCTGACGATACAAGTCGGACTCGCGGGGATGCCCGAACGCGCACGGCGCGCAACCGGCAGGGCGGTCTATCCGGTGCGGGTCCGTCTTCAACAGAAAGCGCCTCGGCGGCAGGCCGATTTCGTCGAGGCTTTCGGTACCGGCCAGGTCGATTTCGGTGCTCCGACAGACCAACTCACCTTCCGCACCGCGGATCTGGCACTGCCGCTTGTAACTGCCGACCCCATGCTGGCGGACATGCTGCTCCGGTACGCGCAGACTCTGCCGACGGCGCCGCCACCGCCCACGTCGTGGTCGGACCAACTGCACCATCAATTGCTGAAGATGCTCGGCGACGGCCCTATCACCCTGGACCACGCTGCACGGAGAATGGCCACGAGTCGGCGCAGCCTGCAGCGACGGCTCACGGAGGAGGGAACTACCTGGCGGCGTGAACTCGATCGTGCCCGCTGTGCGCGAATGGAGGACCCGAATCTGCAACTTCTGATGAGCAGGATCGAGATAGCACGCCAAGTCGGTTATTCCGATGCCAGGGCATTGCGACGCGCGCAGCGGCGCTGGGCAGCCGGGGAAAGACAGAACTGA
- a CDS encoding response regulator transcription factor, producing MRLIMIDDDDDSGAVAKALELQGHEVDRKRRGADLLLKHRGYDAVLLDLCLPDMDGLLVVRKLREVSSVPVVILAARTDERTIVLGLRNGADDYVAKPARIEELTARLEAVTRRADHRQPTPSALIVSGDVRVDLAARQVEVAGQMVPLTRLEFELLRVLIQRPGVAVSRQQLMDRVWGDAFLGVSRTLYVHMAALRAKLNRPGLITNVRGYGYRWVPDPYTAKAGPNMLRAG from the coding sequence ATGCGGCTGATCATGATCGACGATGACGACGACAGCGGTGCCGTGGCGAAGGCACTCGAGCTCCAGGGCCACGAGGTGGATCGCAAGCGTCGAGGGGCCGACCTATTGCTGAAACACCGCGGCTATGACGCGGTCCTACTCGACCTCTGCCTACCGGATATGGATGGGCTGCTGGTGGTGCGGAAGCTGCGTGAAGTCAGCTCGGTGCCGGTCGTGATCCTCGCCGCGCGCACCGACGAGCGCACAATCGTGCTCGGGCTGCGCAACGGAGCCGACGACTACGTAGCGAAACCCGCGCGCATCGAGGAACTGACGGCCCGGCTGGAAGCGGTCACACGACGCGCCGACCATCGGCAGCCCACACCGAGCGCGCTGATCGTCTCCGGAGACGTTCGCGTGGATCTGGCGGCACGGCAGGTCGAAGTGGCTGGGCAGATGGTTCCGCTCACACGGCTCGAGTTCGAGCTGTTGCGGGTCCTGATCCAGCGGCCCGGTGTCGCGGTCAGCCGTCAGCAATTGATGGACCGCGTCTGGGGCGACGCATTCCTTGGGGTGTCACGGACGCTGTACGTGCATATGGCCGCTCTACGTGCCAAGTTGAACCGCCCCGGACTGATCACGAATGTCCGTGGGTACGGCTACCGCTGGGTCCCGGATCCATACACGGCAAAGGCCGGGCCGAACATGCTACGAGCAGGATAG
- the idsB gene encoding geranylgeranyl diphosphate synthase IdsB, giving the protein MSVTISSATDHSRAGTVLARARDACEPVLRETVGTLPEPLRRMAGYHFGWWDADGIAACADSGKSFRAALVIGAAEAYGLRLGGAVHVAAAVELVHNFSLIHDDVMDADPTRRGRPTVWKVWGTADAILLGETLHALAMPVLISTLPKVMAGAAVTRLAGAVVEMCAGQHEDTAFETRKQVSVEDYARMATGKTAALMGVACALGALCAGADAQTVSAMDTFGRELGLAFQFADDLIGIWGDPAVTGKPVGNDLARRKHSLPVVSALASECDAAVELAALYASETPMTTADVIRATNLVEAAGGRRYAQQQAERRTLVAIETLHGRSDVEDLVALAGTVAHRNR; this is encoded by the coding sequence CTGTCGGTGACAATTTCCTCGGCGACCGATCACAGTCGGGCCGGCACGGTCCTGGCTCGGGCTCGGGATGCCTGCGAGCCGGTGCTGCGAGAGACAGTAGGGACGCTGCCTGAGCCCTTGCGCCGGATGGCCGGCTACCACTTCGGATGGTGGGATGCCGACGGAATCGCAGCCTGCGCTGACTCCGGTAAGTCGTTCCGGGCAGCCTTGGTGATCGGCGCGGCCGAGGCGTACGGCCTTCGCCTCGGCGGTGCTGTGCATGTGGCTGCCGCAGTCGAGTTGGTGCACAACTTTTCCTTGATCCACGACGATGTCATGGATGCCGACCCCACCAGGCGGGGACGACCGACCGTGTGGAAGGTCTGGGGAACTGCCGACGCGATCCTGCTCGGTGAGACCCTGCACGCCCTGGCGATGCCGGTGCTGATATCAACGCTGCCGAAGGTGATGGCGGGTGCGGCGGTCACTCGGTTGGCCGGCGCCGTGGTCGAAATGTGTGCGGGCCAACACGAGGACACTGCATTCGAAACCCGCAAACAGGTAAGCGTCGAAGACTATGCGCGGATGGCCACCGGTAAGACCGCGGCACTGATGGGCGTTGCCTGTGCGCTGGGTGCCCTCTGCGCCGGCGCGGACGCGCAGACCGTATCGGCGATGGACACATTCGGCCGTGAACTCGGATTGGCTTTCCAATTCGCGGACGACCTGATCGGAATCTGGGGCGACCCCGCCGTCACGGGCAAACCCGTCGGCAATGATCTGGCCCGGCGCAAGCATTCCCTGCCCGTGGTGTCCGCGCTGGCATCGGAATGCGATGCGGCTGTCGAGTTGGCGGCACTCTACGCATCCGAAACACCAATGACCACAGCCGATGTCATTCGGGCCACAAACTTGGTCGAGGCCGCCGGGGGCAGACGATATGCGCAACAACAGGCCGAGCGCAGGACGTTGGTCGCGATCGAGACGCTACATGGACGATCGGACGTCGAGGACTTGGTCGCGTTGGCCGGTACTGTGGCGCATCGGAACCGGTGA
- a CDS encoding cytochrome P450, whose amino-acid sequence MTLRAGQQTTTDQRMIPCAPAGLPLFGHALPVLRDPFTFLNSLAALDNGLVQVRLGPLAVVVVCDPDLSNQVLRDDRTFDKGGPLFISGRRVIGNNLVTCPHGQHRRQRRLVQPTFHRHRLPSYAQAMSDQVETVVGRWTDGQILDVPVEMSEITTRVVMKTLFSGELGPTDMQLALHAVPIIADGILARTVRPAVLDRVPTPGNRRYRKAGTGLRAMLDTYVAKRRAEEGVEHGDLLSTLVTTRDTDGRGLSDAEISDQVVIFFIAGSETTANAVAWALHFLADHPDIEERLHAEVDRVLPDGGTASLDRLPELTFTGQIIAEVLRLYPPVWMLTRTVTADTELGGYSLSRGTTVIYSPYLIHHRSDQYQNPERFDPDRWSDDQTPVRREAYIPFGSGARKCIGDTFGLTEATLALATIAARWRLRPIPGIDPRPVIGTVLRARDLRMRLIVRH is encoded by the coding sequence ATGACGCTACGTGCGGGCCAACAGACAACTACTGATCAGCGCATGATTCCGTGCGCGCCCGCGGGACTGCCACTCTTCGGTCACGCACTGCCGGTATTGCGTGATCCATTCACGTTTCTGAATTCGCTGGCAGCCTTGGACAACGGATTGGTGCAGGTCCGCCTCGGCCCCCTGGCAGTGGTCGTCGTCTGCGATCCGGACCTCAGCAATCAGGTTCTGCGTGACGATCGCACCTTCGACAAAGGCGGACCGCTGTTCATCAGCGGTCGACGGGTAATCGGCAATAATCTGGTCACCTGTCCGCACGGCCAGCATCGCCGGCAGCGGCGCTTGGTGCAGCCAACTTTTCACCGCCATCGGCTGCCGAGCTACGCACAGGCCATGTCCGATCAGGTCGAGACCGTGGTCGGCAGGTGGACCGACGGACAAATTCTCGACGTTCCGGTGGAGATGTCGGAGATCACCACGCGAGTCGTCATGAAGACGCTGTTCTCCGGAGAACTCGGGCCGACCGACATGCAGCTGGCTCTGCACGCCGTCCCGATCATCGCCGACGGAATTCTGGCGCGAACGGTCAGGCCAGCCGTATTGGACCGGGTGCCGACGCCCGGCAACCGGCGCTACCGCAAAGCGGGCACCGGCCTGCGCGCGATGCTCGATACCTACGTCGCGAAGCGCCGTGCGGAAGAGGGCGTCGAACACGGTGACCTGCTGTCCACCCTGGTGACCACCCGGGACACCGACGGCCGGGGATTGAGCGACGCCGAAATCAGCGACCAGGTCGTGATTTTCTTCATCGCTGGCTCCGAGACGACAGCAAACGCCGTGGCGTGGGCTCTGCACTTTCTGGCCGACCATCCCGACATCGAAGAACGCCTGCACGCCGAGGTCGACCGTGTCCTGCCAGATGGTGGCACCGCGTCTCTGGACCGGCTGCCTGAGCTGACGTTCACTGGGCAGATCATCGCCGAGGTTCTCCGCTTGTATCCGCCGGTATGGATGCTCACCCGTACCGTCACCGCCGACACCGAGCTCGGCGGATATTCGCTTTCGCGCGGAACCACCGTCATCTACAGCCCATACCTCATCCACCATCGCAGTGACCAATACCAAAACCCGGAACGTTTCGACCCCGACCGATGGAGCGACGATCAGACGCCGGTGCGACGAGAGGCATATATCCCCTTCGGCTCAGGCGCCCGCAAATGCATCGGCGACACCTTCGGCCTCACCGAAGCCACTCTCGCGCTGGCGACAATCGCTGCTCGTTGGCGACTGCGTCCTATCCCCGGCATAGACCCGCGTCCGGTGATAGGCACAGTGCTGCGCGCCCGGGATCTCCGCATGCGGCTCATCGTCCGCCATTGA
- a CDS encoding terpene synthase family protein translates to MTEFVSPGSLLAYLAVGISLYGAITYIYRTAAEPHPGADDLTSNSVLWAEGFQLITDEVVRRKVVAAQFGAFGGLTHGPQTPSVTMQLISDFFHWLWLIDDIIIDKAEDGPEIVTPIVEHFVAVARCARTPTSGPELACIDLVRRLEAEHGRRSGGRFEQATIRFLEALPAQSAMRASGSVPETEQYEVLRRGISGVPMALIFVECSSSRYVSDEEWYRADVQRLLELANDIISWVNDIFSLPMELEEQLVFWNYPLMLQARGMSMSAAVTETGKRAQRAYDDFWLLAEETIPELSPACQALIRGVDRWMAGSYEWHRVTPRYWHAWENFTLN, encoded by the coding sequence ATGACTGAATTTGTGAGCCCTGGTTCCCTGTTGGCCTACCTGGCTGTAGGTATCTCGCTGTATGGCGCTATCACCTATATCTATCGAACCGCCGCCGAGCCGCATCCGGGGGCCGACGATCTCACTTCGAATTCGGTGCTGTGGGCCGAAGGGTTTCAACTGATCACAGATGAAGTCGTTCGCCGGAAAGTCGTCGCCGCACAATTCGGGGCATTCGGCGGGTTGACGCATGGTCCGCAAACCCCTTCGGTAACCATGCAGCTCATATCCGATTTTTTCCATTGGTTATGGCTCATCGATGACATCATCATCGACAAGGCCGAAGACGGACCCGAGATCGTCACCCCGATCGTAGAACACTTCGTAGCCGTGGCACGCTGTGCGAGGACTCCTACCAGCGGCCCGGAACTGGCATGCATCGACCTGGTACGACGGCTGGAAGCGGAGCACGGAAGACGATCCGGTGGTCGATTCGAGCAGGCGACCATAAGATTTCTGGAAGCGTTGCCGGCGCAGAGTGCGATGCGTGCGAGCGGATCTGTTCCGGAAACCGAGCAGTACGAGGTTCTGCGCCGCGGAATATCCGGAGTGCCGATGGCGCTGATATTCGTAGAGTGCAGCTCGAGCAGATACGTATCGGATGAGGAATGGTATCGGGCTGACGTCCAACGCCTCCTCGAACTGGCAAACGATATTATATCGTGGGTCAACGACATCTTCAGTCTGCCGATGGAACTCGAAGAGCAACTGGTATTCTGGAATTATCCCTTGATGCTGCAAGCTCGAGGCATGAGCATGTCAGCGGCGGTCACCGAAACCGGCAAACGCGCCCAACGAGCCTACGATGATTTCTGGCTGCTCGCGGAGGAAACAATTCCGGAGCTCAGCCCTGCCTGCCAGGCGCTGATCCGCGGGGTGGATAGATGGATGGCTGGAAGCTATGAATGGCACCGCGTGACACCCAGATACTGGCACGCGTGGGAAAATTTCACACTCAACTGA
- a CDS encoding META domain-containing protein has translation MSATTVRVGIFLAMVAGLIAGCSSGDKDDKPAATPMGRTFVSTAVDGPQIPGGGPLTLTFADGRISASSGCNTADGTVDFTDDTLHVGTLASTLMACPGDRGEADSWQDKLLTALPKWQLDDGTLTLTGKDVTVTLLDKKLAQPDKPLIGTTWIISTLMTPDAQIRSQTLDYVKPTLAIAPDGAVSGSAGCNRMTGHATAEPTANGPDVTFQIGTTKMLCAPEIMEVEQSVLKVLDGKTTATIDADTLILRNTNGFGLTLRAQ, from the coding sequence ATGTCGGCAACAACGGTGCGCGTCGGAATCTTCCTGGCCATGGTGGCCGGCCTGATCGCCGGTTGTTCGAGCGGCGATAAGGACGACAAGCCGGCGGCCACACCGATGGGACGCACCTTCGTCTCGACCGCGGTCGACGGCCCGCAGATTCCCGGCGGCGGTCCGCTGACGCTGACCTTCGCCGACGGCAGGATTTCGGCCAGTTCCGGTTGCAATACCGCCGATGGCACCGTCGACTTCACCGACGACACGCTGCATGTCGGCACCCTCGCGAGCACCCTGATGGCCTGCCCTGGCGACCGCGGCGAGGCCGACAGCTGGCAGGACAAGCTGCTCACCGCACTGCCGAAGTGGCAGCTCGACGATGGCACGCTGACGCTGACCGGTAAGGATGTGACAGTCACCTTGCTCGACAAGAAGCTCGCCCAGCCGGACAAACCGCTGATCGGCACCACCTGGATCATCAGCACCCTGATGACGCCCGACGCCCAGATCCGGTCACAGACCCTGGACTACGTCAAGCCGACACTTGCCATCGCGCCCGATGGCGCGGTGTCCGGCAGCGCCGGATGCAACCGCATGACCGGACACGCCACAGCCGAACCCACCGCCAACGGACCCGATGTCACCTTCCAGATCGGCACCACCAAGATGCTGTGCGCTCCCGAGATCATGGAGGTCGAGCAGTCGGTGCTGAAGGTCCTCGACGGCAAGACCACCGCCACCATCGACGCGGACACCCTTATCCTGCGCAATACCAACGGCTTCGGTCTTACGCTGCGTGCGCAATGA
- a CDS encoding DUF1579 family protein has protein sequence MCGHPRVPRAAAVDPGTQDGGHRKLNQLVGEWNGEKSTFIAGGTADDPIKSDIVSHWQWITKTGANFMQEEAEGTFGGKHYYRLGILGYSPADDRYEWSTVDSVTPMTMSYKGAKGSGGDADIVTAGEFTDPGVLGPQFVGKTIPMRTVIKLASADQATMEIYFAPPGEPERIADRVVLTRRK, from the coding sequence ATGTGCGGTCATCCTCGAGTGCCACGGGCGGCAGCGGTCGATCCGGGGACGCAGGATGGCGGGCATCGTAAGCTGAATCAGCTCGTGGGGGAGTGGAACGGCGAGAAGTCCACCTTCATCGCGGGTGGCACCGCCGATGACCCGATCAAGAGCGACATCGTGTCGCATTGGCAGTGGATCACCAAGACCGGCGCCAATTTCATGCAGGAAGAGGCCGAGGGCACCTTCGGTGGCAAGCACTACTACCGGCTCGGCATTCTCGGATATTCGCCCGCCGACGATCGGTACGAATGGTCGACCGTGGACAGCGTGACGCCGATGACGATGTCGTACAAGGGCGCCAAAGGTAGTGGCGGCGACGCCGATATCGTGACGGCCGGGGAGTTCACCGATCCCGGTGTGCTCGGTCCGCAGTTCGTGGGCAAGACGATTCCGATGCGGACGGTGATCAAGCTGGCATCGGCGGATCAGGCGACCATGGAGATCTACTTCGCGCCGCCCGGTGAACCGGAGCGGATCGCCGACCGGGTGGTCTTGACTCGGCGAAAGTGA
- the tpiA gene encoding triose-phosphate isomerase produces MARKPLIAGNWKMNLNHLEAIALVQKIAFALPEKYFAKVDVAVIPPFTDIRSVQTLVEGDKLLLTYGAQDVSTHDAGAYTGEINGAMLAKLGCTFAVVGHSERRQYHSEDDATVLAKAKQALKYGITPIVCIGEGLNVREAKTHVEYNIEQLRGSLKGLTAEEISKIVIAYEPVWAIGTGKVATPADAQEVCGAIRKELIELASPEVAAGVRVLYGGSVNAKNVGELVSQTDIDGALVGGASLKGDEFATLSAIAAGGPLP; encoded by the coding sequence ATGGCACGTAAACCGCTCATCGCGGGCAACTGGAAGATGAACCTCAATCACCTCGAGGCCATCGCCCTGGTGCAGAAGATCGCGTTCGCACTACCGGAGAAGTACTTCGCCAAGGTCGATGTGGCGGTCATCCCGCCGTTCACCGACATCCGCAGCGTGCAGACTCTCGTCGAGGGCGACAAGCTGCTGCTCACCTATGGTGCGCAGGATGTTTCGACACATGACGCGGGCGCCTACACCGGCGAGATCAACGGCGCCATGCTGGCCAAGCTCGGCTGTACCTTCGCGGTCGTCGGGCATTCGGAGCGGCGGCAGTACCACTCCGAGGACGACGCCACGGTACTGGCCAAGGCCAAGCAGGCGCTGAAGTACGGGATCACCCCGATCGTCTGCATCGGCGAGGGGCTCAACGTCCGCGAGGCGAAGACGCACGTCGAGTACAACATCGAGCAGCTGCGCGGTTCGCTCAAAGGTCTGACGGCCGAAGAGATTTCGAAGATCGTCATCGCCTACGAGCCGGTCTGGGCCATCGGCACCGGTAAGGTCGCCACGCCCGCCGACGCGCAGGAAGTCTGCGGCGCGATTCGCAAGGAGCTCATCGAACTGGCCTCCCCGGAGGTCGCGGCGGGCGTGCGGGTGCTCTACGGTGGCTCGGTGAACGCCAAGAACGTCGGCGAGTTGGTCTCACAGACCGATATCGACGGCGCCCTGGTCGGTGGGGCGTCGCTGAAGGGCGACGAATTCGCCACCCTGTCGGCGATCGCCGCGGGCGGTCCGCTGCCCTGA